CAGGTGGTACTCCGACGTGGCCGCGATGCGCGCCAGCTCGGCCACGTCGACCCGCTGGTCGAGATGGCGCTCGATGTGTTCCAGAGCCTGGTTGAGACGGTCCAGCACTCCCGGCCCCCTTCCTCTTTCGCGGTCACCACGCTAGGCGCCGGGCGGGTCGCCGGACCCGACATCCTGTGCCCGGTCCGGTCGGGTCCGCGGGCCGCCCGCGGACCGGGGGAGGAGCGGACCGGCGGGGAGCGGCGCCGGGACGGGAACGGCCCGGCCGTCCACGCTCCGGGACGACCGGACCGCCGGGCCCGCCCCGGCCGTGCCGGGGCGGGCTCAGTGTGTCACTCGCCGTCGAGGGTGATGGCGGCGGAAGGACACGCGGTGGCCGCCCCTTGTACGGCCCTGAACTGGTCCTCGGGCGGCTCGGGAGTGAGGAGGACGACGACGCCGTCCTCGTCGCGCTGGTCGAAGACGTCCGGTGCGGCGACGACACACCCTCCCGAGCCGCAGCACTTGTCCTGGTCGACGGTGATCCTCATGCTCGTCCTTTCTCCTCGGCCGGCGGCCTCCGGCCGGCTGCCTCGGGCCCGGCCGGCACGACAGACGTGTTCACCGTGGGGTACCACGCCCTCCGCGCCGTCGGCGGTGTGCGCACCGCGCACGGCGGCGAGGAGGACCCGGTAGGCCGACACGGCGACGGGCGCAAAACCCCTCGCGCGACACCGGGAAGCGGGACAGACTCGTCCCATGGCGGACATGGGGGCGTTCCGGGACGCGGTCACCGCGTGGGCGGCCGGCGGGCCCGGGGACCGCGCGCGCGAGCTGGCCTCGCGGCTGCCGGTCCGGACGGTCGTCCTGCTGGAAGGCCCGAGCGACGCCGCCGCGGTCGGCGCGCTCGCGACGAGCCGCGGCCGGGACCTCGCGGCCGAGGGGGTGTGCGTGCTGCCGATGGGCGGCGCGATGAGCGTGGGGCGGTTCGCCCGGCTCCTCGGCCCGCCCGGTCTGGGACTGCGTCTCACGGGTCTGTGCGACGAGGCGGAGCGCCGTTACTACGCGCGCGGCTTCCACCTGGCCGGCGCCGCGCCGCAGGACTTCTTCGTCTGCGCGGCCGACCTGGAGGACGAGCTCATCCGCGCGCTGGGCGCGGCACGGGTGACGGAACTGGTCCGGGCGGAGGGCGATCTGCGCGCCCTGCGGACCTTCCTGCACCAGCCCGCCCAGCAGGGCCGCACCACCCAGCAGCAGTTGCGGCGCTTCCTGGGGACCAAGAAGGGGCGCAAGATCCACTACGGCCGGGTCCTGGTCGAGGCGCTCGGCCCCGGCCCCGCCCCCGGCCCGCTGGACGGCCTGCTCACCAGTCTCTGACCCCCGGGGGCGTCACGTCCCCGGGGACGCGCACGTCAGGGAAGGATCGAGTCGACGTACCCGCCGTCGACGCGGAGCGCTCCGCCCGTCGTGGCCGACGCCTGCTCGGAGCTGAGGTAGACGACCATGTGGGCGATCTCCTCGGGCTCGATCAGCCGCTGCAGCAGGGACTGCGGCCGGTGCTCGCGCATGAACGCGCGCTGCGCGTCCTCCCAGGGGAGGTCCCGGTCGACGAGCTCGTAGACGAAGTCCTCGACGCCACCGCTGTGCGTGGGGCCCGCGATGACCGAGTTCACCGTCACGCCCGTGCCCGCGGCTGCCTTGGCGAAGCCCCGGCTCACCGCCAGCAGCGCGGTCTTCGACATCCCGTAGTGGATCATCTCGGCCGGGATGACGACCGCGGAGTCGCTGGCCACGTACTGGACGCGGCCCCAGCCGCGCTCGGTCATGCCCGGCAGGTACTGCCGGGTCAGCCGCACGGCGGCGAGGACGTTCACCTCGAAGTAGCGCCGCCACTCGTCGTCGGTGATCTCCAGCGGGTCGGCGGAGCCGAAGACACCGAGGTTGTTGACGAGGATGTCCACCTGCGGCAGCACCTCCCGGACCCGGGCCGCCCCCTCCTCCCGGGACACGTCGGCGGCGACCGCCACCAGGTCGGCGCCGGGGGCCTGCGCGGCGAGCGACTCGACACTGTCGGCGACCCGCCGCTCGTCGCGGCCGTTGACGCCCACCCGCGCCCCGGCCCGGGCGAGGGCGACGGCGATGGCCGCGCCGATGCCCTGCGTGGAGCCGGTGACCAGTGCGGTGCGTCCTGTCAGGTCGATGTGCATAAGAGGGTGGGTTCCCTTCGCGCGCCGGTGGACGGGACCCGTCCAGTCTGGCGTCGGTGCGGGCCCGCCGCCTGCCCGGGCGTGCGGACCGGTGGGCCGGGCCTCCGTCCAGTCTGGCGGCGGGCCCGGCCTCCGGGGAGCCGCGCGCCGGACTGGCGGAGGGATCTTGCGCGCGGAAGACCGCGCGCAAGCGGCTGCGGACGCGTCCCTGTCCGGCCCCGGGCGGCACGCGCGCCGGACCTTCCTCGTTCCGCGGCCGCCTGCAGGCCGGCGGCGGGCCGCCGGTCAGGTGGTGGTGAGCAGCGAGTCGTCCTCCGGACGGGCACCGGGCAGCTGGTGACGGGCGGCGATGAGCGCGGCGTCGACGTCACGGGTGCCGGTCGCCACGCACAGCGTGTAGGCGACGTCGTCCATCCGCTGCTGCACCTCGGGGCTGCCGTCCTCGGCGTGCAGGATGCGCAGCGTGTCGTACTGCTCGATGAGGTTCTTGAGAACCGCGGGGTGTGCCATCAGCATCGGGTGTCTCCCTGGTCGCCGCCACTCACATGGGTTGTACAGCGACCCGTCTGCCCCGCGTCCCGACCGGTATTCCCCCGCTTCGGTCCACGGACCGCGACTCCTGCTGGCCCGGCCGGGGGAACCACACCCTGCCGGGCCAGCAGAAGTGACCGAAAGGCGTCGGTCACGGCGAGACTCGTGGCGGACCTGTGCTCGGCGTCCGAGGCGGGGTACCCGCCGGCGCACGAGTTGCCCTGCCCCAGGAGGCGCACCCATGACCTTCAACCCGCTCGAACAACGCGGCATCCCGCTGGACCGCCAGCTGCGCAACTGGCGCGAGCTGAACGTCCAGCCCATCGACCCGGACCGCTGCGACCCGTACACCCGGTGCCGGATCATCACGATGAACGGCATCGAGGTGGAGGCGATCCTCTTCAGCCATCACCTCGCCCGCAACACCGTCGACCCGGAGGTCAAGCGCCAGCTCGCGCAGACCCGCTACATCGAGGCCCAGCAGCAGAAGGTCGTGAACTGGCTGCTGCCCGGTGTGTCCTCGGTGCTGGAGACGACGATCGCCTACGAACAGGTCGCGGTGGACCTGACGGCGTGGGTGGCCCGCATGGAGCCGGACCCGTACCTGAAGCAGGCCTACCAGTTCGGCGTGCTGGAGGACTTCGACCACCTGTACCGGTACGCCAACCTCTACGAGATGATCGAGCACCGCAAGGCGGAGTCGATCGTCGACAACCTCACCGAGGTGATGCCGGGCCGGCCGACGAAGTACCACCACCGCAACCCGGCGGACAACGTCCGCGACCCGTACGCCAAGGACCAGACCGACCCGCTGTCGAAGCTGCACGCGCTGACGATCATGTCGGCGGAGCAGCAGACGATGAACTTCTACATGAACACCGGCCCCACCTACATGGAGCCGATCGCCCGTCAGCTCTACCAGGAGATCGGCCTGATCGAGGAGGAGCACGTCACCCACTACGAGTCGCTCGTCGACCCGGGCGAGACCTGGTGGGAGCAACTGGTCAACCACGAGTACAACGAGTGCTACCTGTACTACTCCTTCATGGAGCAGGAGAGCGACCCCAAGGTGAAGGCGATCTGGGAACTGCACCTGAACATGGAGCTGGAGCACCTGCACACCGCCTGCGACCTGATGCGCCGCTTCGACGGACGGGAACCGCAGGAGGTCCTGGCGCCCGAGCTGCCCAACGTGCTCACCTTCGAGCCGAACAAGCAGTACCTGCGCGAGCTGCTGGACACCCAGATGGACCTGACCACCCTGGGCGCCGGCTACGTCCGCGAGGCGCACGAGCGGTTCGAGAAGATGCAGGAGCAGATCCACGGCGGCGAGGAGCCGCCGAGCGAGCGGGTCATGGCCGAGCACCAGGACATGTTCGGGCGCGAGTACCGCGTCCAGTCCGAGGGTGAGCACCCCGACCCCGCGATGCGCGAGAAGTGAGGCGGCCCGCATGTCCCAGCTCCACACCCCGCAGGCCGGTGACGACCAGTCCGAGGACCTGGACGTCGTCGCCCTGCTGATGCGCCAGCACGGCGACATCCGCAACCTCTTCGACGAGGTCGAGGCCACCACCGGAGACGAGCGCCGTGAGGCCTTCCGGCGGCTGGTGCGCCTGCTCGCCGTCCACGAGACCGCGGAGGAGGAGGTCGTCCACCCCTTCGCCCGCCGGTCCATGCCGGGCGGCCAGCAGATCGTGGAGGACCGCCTCGCCGAGGAGAAGGCGGCCAAGGAGACCCTGGCCGCCCTCGACGACATGGACACCGACGACCCCGGCTTCCTGCCGAAGCTGCGGGCGCTGCGCACCGACGTGCAGGAGCACGCC
Above is a genomic segment from Streptomyces glaucescens containing:
- a CDS encoding TOPRIM nucleotidyl transferase/hydrolase domain-containing protein, whose product is MADMGAFRDAVTAWAAGGPGDRARELASRLPVRTVVLLEGPSDAAAVGALATSRGRDLAAEGVCVLPMGGAMSVGRFARLLGPPGLGLRLTGLCDEAERRYYARGFHLAGAAPQDFFVCAADLEDELIRALGAARVTELVRAEGDLRALRTFLHQPAQQGRTTQQQLRRFLGTKKGRKIHYGRVLVEALGPGPAPGPLDGLLTSL
- a CDS encoding ferredoxin, with translation MRITVDQDKCCGSGGCVVAAPDVFDQRDEDGVVVLLTPEPPEDQFRAVQGAATACPSAAITLDGE
- a CDS encoding DUF5133 domain-containing protein; this translates as MLMAHPAVLKNLIEQYDTLRILHAEDGSPEVQQRMDDVAYTLCVATGTRDVDAALIAARHQLPGARPEDDSLLTTT
- a CDS encoding SDR family NAD(P)-dependent oxidoreductase, producing MHIDLTGRTALVTGSTQGIGAAIAVALARAGARVGVNGRDERRVADSVESLAAQAPGADLVAVAADVSREEGAARVREVLPQVDILVNNLGVFGSADPLEITDDEWRRYFEVNVLAAVRLTRQYLPGMTERGWGRVQYVASDSAVVIPAEMIHYGMSKTALLAVSRGFAKAAAGTGVTVNSVIAGPTHSGGVEDFVYELVDRDLPWEDAQRAFMREHRPQSLLQRLIEPEEIAHMVVYLSSEQASATTGGALRVDGGYVDSILP
- a CDS encoding hemerythrin domain-containing protein, encoding MSQLHTPQAGDDQSEDLDVVALLMRQHGDIRNLFDEVEATTGDERREAFRRLVRLLAVHETAEEEVVHPFARRSMPGGQQIVEDRLAEEKAAKETLAALDDMDTDDPGFLPKLRALRTDVQEHARKEERYEFSHIRRSTDVTNLAAMAKAVKAAEAMAPTRPHPGVQSGAANVALGPVAALMDRTKDAVRKAMGKD